CATCGGGCTGCCCTATTCCGGCAGCAGCATTGGACATTCAATCAGGTAAGGATAAATAGGCGGTGAGAATTTATGATACGTTTGTTGTCCACCGCTTAACGATGGGATAAAAGTAAAAACTTCCCATAAAAATTACTAACTCAGTCTTTAATTCATTTAAAATAATTTCTTTATCGTTTTCCGTGATTAATTCTGCTTCTATAAATTCACGAATATCCCCAAATTTTGCTGCTCTTTCCCCTTCCTGCTCCACAAAGTACGCTTTTTTAAATCCCTGCAATTGTTCCATGAACTCCGGGGTAATCTTGTCTTTCATGCCGGAAAAAACCAATACCACTTCCTGCTTGGGCTTCATTTCTTCCACTGCACTGAGAGACGATTCCAGTGCCTGTGCATTATGAGAACCGCTGAAATACCAATCAAACTCGGGGCTCAGCTTTTCAAAACGGCCGGGTGCCCCTGCAAATGATTCGATTGAATGTATAAGCTTTTCTTCCTTCACTTTGAATTTAGTGTTCAGGATATCAACTACCTTCCAAACTATCGCTACGTTCCACTTATTCATGGACTCCTTGAATGTAGTCTTAAGCTGAACCGAAGCATCATTCAGTGAAATAACGCCACACTTCCATTCGGGTTGCAACCTTTCAGCCTTATATACCTGCGCATTCTGTTTCAGGGCCACGTAAGAAATTTCGTTCAACGGGCTTCCTGAGATATTACCCAGCACCACCGGCTTGTTCTTTTTTATGATCCCGGCCTTTTCCCGTGCAATCTCCTCAACCGTATCCCCCAATACATTTTGATGGTCCAAACCAATGCTGGTAATAACTGATACTTCCGGGGCAATGATATTGGTGGAGTCCAGGCGCCCACCCAGTCCCGTTTCTATAATCGCCAAATCCACCTCCTGTTTTGCAAAGAACCAGAATGCCAGCGCAGTACTGATTTCAAAGTAGCTGAGTTGAATTTCCTGCAACAACTTCGCTGATTCCTGAAAGAATTCAAGCAGCTGAGCGTCTGTAATTTCTTCCCTATTCACTCGTACACGCTCGTTATAACGTAACAGATGAGGAGAGGTGAACAGCCCGGTTCTATAGCCCGCATCAGAATAAACTTTCTCAAGTAAATAGCAGGTGGTCCCCTTACCGTTAGTACCGGCTACATGAATGGATGGGTATTCATTTTGTGGATTTCCCATTTGCTCACAAAATGCCCGTATGTTTTCGAGCGAGAAATTGGCGGCCGAAGTACCCGACTTTTGAAACATGGGAATGGAGTCAAGAAAACCCCAAACGTCATCGATCGTACTGAACGGCTTCATTTCTGAAACTCCTTCACCTTCAGCTGTTCGAAGCCCACTTTAATCTTCATTACCAGCGGGTGGTTGACCTCAAACCGGGTTTTGTCCAAAGAAATTACTTCTGCTATTTCAAGCAGAGAATTCGTGCAGAAAACAGCCTCCGCTTGACGGATTTCTGAAAGAAGGTATTCTGATTCTTCGATCGGGAGCCCAAGAGAGAAAATGACATCGAGAACCAACGACCGGGTTACACCGGGGAGTAAATCACATGTCGTTGATGGTGTAAAAATCTTGCCTTCTTTTACCCAAAAAACGTTCGCAGAAGTAGTTTCACTGACTTTGTCACTGACAGTAAGCATCAACGCATCATCGCAGGAGTGCTTTACAGCCTCCTGAGCAGCCTTCACATAGTTCAACCCGTTACTGAGCTTATATTTGCGTTCGAGGGCCTCAGAAGGAATACAGCGCGTTTCTGCCACCGACAGTTTTATCTCTTTCTCTTGTGGCAGAAACTCCGATGCCTGTATCATCCACTGAGCATCTTTTGTTTTCGGAGCATACCCTCTCTCTCCACCTCTCCAGCATTGAATGCGAATCATAGCTTCTGTG
The nucleotide sequence above comes from Gracilimonas sp.. Encoded proteins:
- a CDS encoding Mur ligase family protein; the encoded protein is MKPFSTIDDVWGFLDSIPMFQKSGTSAANFSLENIRAFCEQMGNPQNEYPSIHVAGTNGKGTTCYLLEKVYSDAGYRTGLFTSPHLLRYNERVRVNREEITDAQLLEFFQESAKLLQEIQLSYFEISTALAFWFFAKQEVDLAIIETGLGGRLDSTNIIAPEVSVITSIGLDHQNVLGDTVEEIAREKAGIIKKNKPVVLGNISGSPLNEISYVALKQNAQVYKAERLQPEWKCGVISLNDASVQLKTTFKESMNKWNVAIVWKVVDILNTKFKVKEEKLIHSIESFAGAPGRFEKLSPEFDWYFSGSHNAQALESSLSAVEEMKPKQEVVLVFSGMKDKITPEFMEQLQGFKKAYFVEQEGERAAKFGDIREFIEAELITENDKEIILNELKTELVIFMGSFYFYPIVKRWTTNVS
- a CDS encoding aminotransferase class IV, coding for MSRSMYMMLNGELIQESAAAISPLNRGMMYGDGCFETLRSYAGKFLGWEDHIERLESGLNYLDINAPFSSPDLWDQVHKLLKQNQLEHTEAMIRIQCWRGGERGYAPKTKDAQWMIQASEFLPQEKEIKLSVAETRCIPSEALERKYKLSNGLNYVKAAQEAVKHSCDDALMLTVSDKVSETTSANVFWVKEGKIFTPSTTCDLLPGVTRSLVLDVIFSLGLPIEESEYLLSEIRQAEAVFCTNSLLEIAEVISLDKTRFEVNHPLVMKIKVGFEQLKVKEFQK